One region of Chlorobiota bacterium genomic DNA includes:
- a CDS encoding MBL fold metallo-hydrolase codes for MTERKPGPWSEFRQIQPAAPPPQRVGKGELRLTFVNHTTVLIQMDGVNILTDPVWSERVSPITWAGPKRHAGVGLRMQDLPPIDLILLSHNHYDHCDVATLSTLCRVHRPQILTPLGNTALLNAYGIAGSQDLDWWDAVTTRTGLRVTCTPAWHFSNRGLFDRDTSLWGGFMIGSEAGDLYFAGDTGFGDFFEEIARRFPTIRMSLLPIGAYRPRWFMSSVHMGPDEAVLAHRILKTEWSMGVHFGTFAQADDGEKEPVELLNATLDKFSIPRERFRALENGEVWVV; via the coding sequence ATGACCGAACGGAAGCCGGGGCCCTGGAGTGAGTTCCGCCAGATTCAGCCCGCCGCACCGCCGCCGCAGCGTGTTGGGAAAGGGGAACTGCGGCTCACCTTCGTCAACCACACCACGGTGCTGATTCAGATGGACGGCGTGAATATCCTTACCGATCCGGTCTGGAGCGAGCGCGTTAGCCCGATTACGTGGGCCGGACCAAAACGCCACGCCGGGGTTGGGCTGCGGATGCAGGACCTTCCGCCGATAGACCTTATCCTGCTTAGCCACAACCACTACGACCATTGCGACGTTGCCACCCTTTCCACACTCTGCCGCGTCCATCGCCCGCAAATCTTGACCCCGCTTGGCAACACCGCACTGCTGAACGCCTACGGGATTGCTGGAAGCCAAGATTTGGATTGGTGGGATGCCGTAACAACACGAACCGGGCTTCGGGTGACCTGCACCCCGGCTTGGCATTTCTCCAATCGCGGGCTGTTCGACCGCGACACCTCACTCTGGGGCGGCTTCATGATCGGCTCCGAAGCGGGCGACCTCTATTTTGCTGGCGACACCGGGTTTGGGGATTTCTTTGAGGAGATAGCACGCCGTTTCCCAACCATTCGGATGTCGCTGCTGCCGATTGGAGCCTATCGCCCCCGGTGGTTCATGTCCTCCGTTCACATGGGACCGGACGAAGCGGTGCTGGCTCATCGAATTCTGAAAACGGAGTGGAGCATGGGCGTTCACTTCGGAACCTTTGCCCAAGCCGACGACGGCGAGAAAGAGCCGGTGGAGTTATTGAACGCAACGCTGGATAAATTTTCCATCCCCCGCGAACGCTTCCGCGCCCTGGAAAATGGCGAGGTGTGGGTGGTGTGA
- the recJ gene encoding single-stranded-DNA-specific exonuclease RecJ gives MKYRWILSSIPDDNSVQNLVRAINVTPTIARILVARGITTFEGARQFFRPSLTDLHDPFLMDHMDRAVERAMRAVANGEKVAIYGDYDVDGTSSAAMLYLYFRSIGADVDFYIPDRFSEGYGVSTLGIDRLAEQGVTLVITVDCGITAVEQVRYAASRSIDVIVCDHHEPGDELPPAYALLDPIKPGCSYPFKFLSGCGVGFKLIQAIAIRRGEVETVYQYLDFVAIAAAADIVPLVGENRSLVAHGLRRLNDSPRPGLRGLLECAGIKRGNLGTSQIVFGIAPRINAAGRMKDARRAVEMLIEEDEVGAFKKAQELENDNRSRRTIDEGTFAEAQAIAQQLLNSGNYRILVIHNPTWHPGVIGIVASRLVEKYYLPTVLLTTMDGVAKGSARSIAGFDIHNALKQCEGHIEQFGGHKYAAGLSIREENITALREQLNQFALSTISDEMLTPELRIDTEVSLAEVTPRFFSVIKQFAPFGPGNSRPQFLIRGVDVVGYPRVVGKDHLKFRIRSGNDFIEAIGFGMGNRLPELNGRTQYDLVFNIEENEYRGEVKQQFRIHDFRVHNPDIYPATNSQGKPAAVVLEGEG, from the coding sequence TTGAAGTATCGTTGGATCCTATCGTCCATACCAGATGACAACTCCGTTCAAAACTTAGTACGCGCAATCAACGTTACGCCGACCATTGCCCGAATCTTGGTCGCTCGTGGCATCACTACCTTCGAAGGGGCGCGGCAGTTCTTCCGTCCAAGTCTGACCGATCTGCACGACCCTTTCTTGATGGATCACATGGATCGCGCTGTCGAGCGTGCCATGCGTGCCGTTGCAAACGGCGAGAAGGTGGCGATCTACGGCGATTATGATGTTGACGGCACAAGTTCGGCGGCGATGCTTTATCTCTACTTCCGTAGCATCGGTGCCGACGTTGATTTCTACATCCCCGACCGCTTTAGCGAGGGGTATGGCGTATCCACCCTTGGTATTGATCGGCTTGCCGAGCAGGGGGTCACTCTGGTTATTACTGTTGACTGCGGTATCACTGCGGTTGAACAGGTTCGTTATGCTGCTTCGCGCAGCATTGATGTCATCGTCTGCGACCACCATGAGCCAGGCGATGAGTTGCCACCCGCATACGCACTCCTGGACCCTATCAAGCCAGGCTGCTCCTATCCGTTCAAATTCCTTTCCGGTTGCGGTGTTGGCTTTAAGCTGATCCAAGCAATCGCTATCCGCCGTGGGGAGGTCGAGACGGTCTATCAGTACCTCGACTTCGTGGCCATTGCTGCGGCTGCCGACATCGTCCCGCTGGTTGGCGAAAACCGCTCGCTGGTTGCCCACGGGCTGCGCCGCTTGAACGACTCGCCACGCCCGGGTCTGCGTGGCCTGCTGGAGTGCGCGGGGATCAAACGCGGAAATCTTGGCACTTCCCAGATCGTCTTCGGAATCGCACCACGCATTAATGCTGCCGGGCGCATGAAAGATGCACGCCGCGCTGTGGAGATGCTGATCGAGGAGGACGAGGTTGGCGCGTTCAAGAAAGCACAAGAGCTGGAGAACGACAACCGCAGCCGCCGCACAATTGATGAAGGAACCTTTGCCGAGGCGCAAGCAATCGCCCAGCAGCTTCTGAACTCCGGCAACTACCGCATCTTGGTGATTCATAACCCAACGTGGCATCCGGGGGTGATTGGAATCGTGGCCTCGCGGTTGGTGGAGAAATACTACCTGCCAACGGTGCTGCTTACCACCATGGATGGCGTGGCCAAAGGCTCCGCACGCTCCATCGCCGGCTTCGATATCCACAACGCGCTGAAGCAATGCGAAGGGCATATCGAACAGTTCGGCGGCCATAAATATGCTGCAGGGCTTTCCATTCGCGAGGAGAATATCACCGCGCTTCGTGAGCAGCTGAACCAGTTCGCGCTCAGCACCATCAGCGACGAAATGCTGACCCCCGAACTGCGGATTGATACCGAGGTCTCCTTGGCCGAAGTCACCCCCCGATTCTTTTCGGTGATTAAACAGTTCGCGCCGTTTGGCCCCGGAAACTCGCGCCCGCAATTCCTGATCCGTGGGGTGGATGTTGTTGGATACCCTCGCGTGGTGGGGAAGGATCACCTGAAATTCCGCATCCGCAGCGGCAACGATTTTATCGAAGCTATCGGCTTTGGAATGGGGAACCGCTTGCCAGAACTGAACGGGCGAACCCAATACGACCTGGTGTTTAATATCGAGGAGAACGAGTACCGCGGCGAGGTGAAACAACAGTTCCGCATCCACGATTTCCGGGTTCACAATCCCGACATCTACCCGGCGACCAATAGCCAAGGAAAGCCTGCTGCGGTCGTTCTGGAAGGGGAGGGGTAA
- a CDS encoding cytochrome b N-terminal domain-containing protein — translation MPDFSQSPVTLQPIRQFFQGLASGTDALMWYFGGLVFFFFGVMVLSGILLAFHYQPNAAPATASDGTPLLLARITDTTTWLGVEYVPGQLIPVRADSTLRNADFPTPLRGSASLLRDSATGSPVHPSAAWVSLEHQIMRQTEFGALVRSVHAWGAQMLVTSVLIWFGGLVWRGAWQRPLRAVWISGLLLVAAVFGAAWTGSVLPWDRLGYAAAWVGSSLPEQGVPLVGESVTELMRGGKDVGGAALTRTAAAHTTVLPLALLVTLLLHAGWLRRAAIFQKPEHPSSKPFGSASVLAGGSVLLLVIYPLVAATFSPTSPFFLLPLLVLPASCAQLLNRIAGGAASPANVADRLYRQLVCWLLAAGALVSLAVAASWTRGEGGFPVDLSQAQVAAGEFRPEWYFLGFYQLLEWFAVPVVMAVISAVLLFFFLLPQWDRPASVGKGAIRWTVYGLCLLFFLLTLWGSIQG, via the coding sequence ATGCCTGACTTTTCCCAATCGCCAGTGACGTTGCAACCCATTCGCCAGTTCTTTCAGGGTTTGGCCTCGGGAACCGATGCCTTGATGTGGTATTTCGGCGGACTGGTGTTCTTCTTTTTTGGAGTGATGGTGCTTAGTGGGATTTTGCTTGCGTTCCACTATCAGCCCAACGCCGCGCCGGCAACCGCTTCCGATGGCACGCCGCTGCTGCTTGCCCGCATCACCGACACCACAACATGGCTTGGCGTGGAGTATGTCCCGGGTCAGCTAATTCCCGTCCGGGCCGATAGCACCTTGCGCAATGCCGATTTCCCAACCCCGTTGCGTGGCTCGGCCAGCCTTCTTCGCGATTCGGCCACCGGAAGCCCGGTGCATCCGTCGGCGGCGTGGGTTAGCTTGGAGCATCAGATTATGCGGCAAACGGAGTTCGGCGCGTTGGTCCGTTCGGTTCATGCGTGGGGGGCGCAGATGCTGGTTACTTCGGTGCTGATCTGGTTTGGCGGGCTTGTGTGGCGGGGGGCGTGGCAGCGTCCGCTCCGCGCCGTTTGGATCAGCGGTTTGCTGCTGGTGGCTGCGGTGTTCGGCGCGGCATGGACCGGATCGGTGTTGCCGTGGGACCGGCTTGGATACGCGGCCGCTTGGGTGGGGTCCTCGCTGCCGGAGCAAGGGGTTCCGTTGGTTGGGGAATCGGTAACGGAGCTGATGCGTGGCGGAAAAGACGTTGGCGGCGCGGCACTAACCCGAACCGCTGCGGCCCACACAACCGTGCTGCCATTGGCGTTGCTGGTTACTCTGCTGCTTCATGCGGGATGGCTGCGGCGGGCCGCCATCTTTCAGAAACCCGAACATCCTTCTTCCAAGCCTTTTGGCTCGGCCTCGGTGCTGGCTGGCGGTTCGGTTTTGCTGTTGGTGATCTATCCATTGGTGGCCGCCACATTCAGCCCAACCTCACCCTTCTTTCTGCTTCCGTTGCTGGTTCTTCCGGCCAGTTGCGCGCAATTGCTGAACCGGATTGCGGGGGGCGCGGCAAGCCCCGCCAACGTTGCCGATCGGCTCTATCGCCAGCTTGTTTGCTGGTTGTTGGCTGCTGGCGCGTTGGTGTCGCTTGCCGTTGCTGCTTCTTGGACCCGTGGCGAAGGTGGCTTCCCGGTGGATCTGTCGCAGGCGCAGGTGGCCGCGGGTGAGTTCCGCCCGGAGTGGTATTTCTTGGGGTTCTATCAGTTGTTGGAGTGGTTCGCGGTTCCGGTGGTTATGGCGGTTATTTCTGCCGTGCTGCTCTTCTTCTTTCTGCTTCCGCAATGGGACCGCCCTGCTTCGGTGGGGAAGGGGGCGATCCGCTGGACGGTGTACGGCTTGTGCCTTCTGTTCTTTCTCCTGACCCTGTGGGGAAGTATTCAGGGATGA
- a CDS encoding AAA family ATPase has protein sequence MNFQKLTLKSQEALQTAQEIASSYSNQQIEPIHILAAMLQDSSGIVPPMLMKIGANVNYLKIKVNESIEALPKVSGAGLGNQYISQYTGRTLESALKEATAMGDEYVSTEHLLIAISEDKTSPAGTLLRDQGVTKKAIAAALKEIRGSQKVTDQNPEDKYQALTRYGRNLNDLARKGKMDPVIGREDEIRRVMQVLMRRTKNNPVLIGEPGVGKTAIAEGIAIRIVQGDVPEGLKTKQIVALDMGALVAGTGFRGQFEERLKAIVNEVAESNGEIILFIDELHTLVGAGAAQGSVDAANILKPALARGELRTVGATTLEEYRKYIEKDPALERRFQPVLVPEPSVEDTISILRGLKERYEVHHGVRITDGAIVAAAQLSDRYITDRFLPDKAIDLIDESASRLRMEIDSMPEEVDSIERKIRQLEIEREALRRELNAA, from the coding sequence GCAAGAAGCGTTGCAGACAGCGCAGGAGATTGCCAGCAGCTACAGCAACCAGCAGATCGAGCCGATTCACATCCTTGCGGCGATGCTGCAAGACTCCTCCGGCATCGTCCCGCCGATGCTGATGAAGATTGGCGCAAACGTCAACTATCTAAAAATCAAAGTCAACGAATCCATCGAGGCACTGCCGAAAGTTTCCGGTGCGGGGCTGGGCAATCAATACATCAGCCAATACACCGGGCGGACCCTTGAATCGGCACTGAAAGAAGCCACCGCAATGGGGGATGAATACGTCTCCACCGAGCATCTGCTGATTGCCATCAGCGAGGACAAAACCAGCCCAGCCGGAACGCTGCTTCGGGACCAAGGGGTGACAAAAAAGGCAATCGCTGCGGCCTTGAAGGAGATTCGGGGATCGCAGAAAGTGACGGACCAAAACCCAGAAGACAAGTACCAAGCCCTAACCCGCTACGGGCGCAACCTGAACGACCTTGCGCGGAAAGGGAAAATGGACCCGGTGATTGGCCGCGAGGACGAAATCCGGCGGGTGATGCAGGTCCTGATGCGCCGCACCAAAAACAACCCCGTGCTGATTGGCGAGCCAGGCGTGGGGAAAACCGCAATCGCCGAAGGGATCGCCATCCGCATTGTTCAGGGCGACGTTCCCGAAGGGCTGAAAACCAAGCAGATTGTGGCGTTGGATATGGGCGCGCTGGTTGCCGGAACCGGATTCCGAGGGCAGTTCGAGGAACGGCTGAAGGCAATCGTCAACGAAGTTGCGGAATCGAACGGCGAGATTATCCTGTTCATTGACGAGCTGCACACGCTGGTTGGCGCGGGAGCCGCGCAAGGGTCGGTGGATGCCGCCAACATCCTGAAGCCTGCGCTGGCACGTGGCGAGCTGCGAACCGTTGGGGCAACCACCCTGGAAGAATACCGCAAGTACATCGAGAAGGACCCCGCGTTGGAACGCCGATTCCAACCGGTCCTTGTCCCCGAGCCAAGCGTGGAGGACACCATCAGCATTTTGCGGGGGCTGAAAGAACGGTACGAAGTCCACCACGGCGTTCGGATCACCGACGGCGCGATTGTTGCCGCCGCGCAACTTTCCGACCGCTACATCACCGACCGATTCCTTCCCGACAAAGCGATTGACCTGATTGATGAATCGGCCTCGCGGCTTCGGATGGAGATTGACTCCATGCCGGAAGAAGTTGATTCCATCGAACGGAAAATCCGCCAGCTAGAGATTGAGCGGGAAGCACTGCGGCGCGAACTGAACGCCGCGTAG
- a CDS encoding DUF1232 domain-containing protein produces the protein MNSPQRVHRSLFWRLRKLPAYFGDRSVPFWKKVGVAVGLLYVISPFDAVSDFLPVIGWLDDLGVLGVMYLFLTRELEGYARRGKD, from the coding sequence ATGAACTCTCCGCAACGCGTTCATCGCTCGCTCTTCTGGCGGCTTCGCAAACTTCCGGCATACTTCGGCGACCGCTCAGTCCCCTTCTGGAAAAAGGTCGGCGTGGCGGTGGGTCTCCTCTATGTGATCTCCCCATTCGATGCCGTCAGCGACTTCCTGCCGGTCATCGGGTGGCTTGATGATCTGGGGGTGTTGGGGGTGATGTACCTTTTCTTGACGCGGGAGTTGGAAGGATATGCACGGCGTGGCAAGGACTAA
- a CDS encoding YebC/PmpR family DNA-binding transcriptional regulator, with protein MAGHSKWANIKHRKGAIDAKRGKVFTRIAREIIIAARLGGGDQNANPRLRLAVQKARAVNMPNDNINRAIQKGTGELEGQQMEELILEGYGPGGIGILMECVTDNRNRTVADVRKILSRNGGSMADAGAVAWNFSRRTLISVRQEGTTEEEVLLAVLDAGAEDVRTGEETFDVQAPVENFETIRAALDAAGCTIAEANLQYVPNQTLELTGEQAAAALKLLDLLDDYDDVQDLYSNLEVSEEEMAKIEG; from the coding sequence ATGGCTGGTCATAGTAAATGGGCAAACATCAAGCACCGCAAAGGGGCGATTGATGCCAAGCGGGGAAAAGTGTTCACCCGCATCGCACGCGAAATCATCATTGCCGCACGGTTGGGCGGGGGGGATCAAAATGCAAACCCACGGCTGCGCCTTGCCGTGCAGAAAGCGCGTGCCGTGAATATGCCGAACGATAACATCAACAGGGCAATCCAGAAAGGAACCGGCGAGCTGGAAGGGCAGCAGATGGAGGAGCTGATACTGGAAGGATATGGACCCGGCGGAATCGGAATCTTGATGGAGTGCGTCACCGACAACCGCAACCGCACCGTTGCCGACGTTCGCAAAATCCTTAGCCGCAACGGTGGCTCCATGGCCGATGCCGGCGCGGTGGCCTGGAACTTCTCCCGCCGCACCCTTATCTCCGTCCGCCAGGAAGGAACCACCGAGGAGGAAGTGCTGCTGGCGGTGTTGGATGCCGGAGCCGAAGATGTGCGAACGGGGGAGGAGACGTTCGACGTCCAGGCACCTGTGGAGAATTTTGAAACCATCCGCGCCGCGTTGGATGCTGCCGGATGCACCATCGCCGAAGCCAATCTTCAGTACGTTCCCAATCAAACCCTTGAGCTAACCGGTGAGCAAGCCGCTGCTGCGCTAAAACTCCTTGATCTTCTTGACGATTACGACGACGTTCAGGACCTCTATTCCAACCTTGAGGTCTCCGAAGAAGAAATGGCGAAGATTGAGGGATAG
- a CDS encoding Rieske (2Fe-2S) protein produces MNPSRRTALARLLWGSAAAVAVPVAYVAARFLRPPTTEPARCVAGSIEKLRSQQATLIRVGLNDAVVQPMPDGSLRAISLRCTHTGCPVRWVDASREFHCSCHGGRFDADGKVIAGPPPRPLERLRVEEIGGNLVVIDEPPAA; encoded by the coding sequence ATGAACCCTTCTCGCCGAACTGCTCTCGCCCGATTGTTATGGGGATCCGCCGCTGCGGTGGCGGTCCCGGTGGCCTATGTTGCTGCGCGGTTTTTGCGCCCCCCAACCACCGAGCCTGCGCGCTGCGTTGCTGGCTCAATCGAAAAACTTCGGTCCCAGCAAGCCACGCTGATTCGTGTGGGGCTGAACGATGCGGTGGTGCAGCCAATGCCCGATGGCTCGCTGCGTGCCATTAGCTTGCGTTGCACCCATACCGGTTGCCCTGTCCGTTGGGTGGATGCCTCCAGGGAGTTCCATTGCTCCTGCCACGGTGGCCGCTTCGATGCCGATGGGAAGGTGATTGCCGGACCGCCGCCCCGCCCGCTGGAACGCTTGCGGGTGGAAGAAATCGGCGGCAACCTTGTGGTGATTGATGAACCCCCAGCAGCGTAA
- a CDS encoding tetratricopeptide repeat protein, giving the protein MRNAPFLLLLLLAAGCNNNRAMIPPEGIPHAAVADTTHAADEAPATDSARLAKRLEELDRRIAAAPPDSIQALDAEYRRVVDSALAAEGKQVTVSTGPETTQPEPANQPTESTVRRQPNDTAATVATAVPEATPTTSEVRRQPAGSGASTATEGSAIDDPGAVFKGLRPDELRTAPAYQNRSTNQKPNAPTRSQTRRSNSRKAQPPAATAKRSKRQRTAPVIQERESDEQREAITSPSPAVTRDESERQLQRKYIDGVASARAGNYADAAAKLEPVVNSATLKAHREEARYYYARSLEGLGRTSEALRNYNTISNGSGGLKHRAYLDYCRLLAANGQKERARTMLRQFIRRNPNSRQTPDAQALLQTL; this is encoded by the coding sequence ATGCGAAACGCTCCGTTCTTACTCCTGCTTCTTCTTGCTGCTGGCTGCAACAACAACCGTGCGATGATCCCGCCGGAAGGGATCCCGCACGCAGCCGTTGCCGACACCACACACGCCGCAGATGAAGCCCCCGCCACCGATTCCGCACGGCTGGCCAAACGGCTGGAAGAACTTGACCGCCGCATTGCCGCCGCCCCCCCCGATAGCATCCAGGCATTGGATGCGGAATATCGCCGCGTTGTTGACTCGGCACTGGCCGCGGAAGGGAAGCAGGTGACGGTTAGCACCGGGCCAGAAACCACGCAGCCGGAACCAGCCAACCAGCCAACAGAATCCACCGTCCGCCGCCAGCCAAACGACACGGCAGCAACAGTGGCAACAGCCGTACCCGAAGCAACGCCAACCACATCCGAGGTTCGCCGCCAACCAGCTGGTAGTGGAGCCAGCACCGCAACCGAGGGATCGGCGATAGATGACCCCGGCGCAGTCTTCAAAGGCCTGCGCCCCGACGAACTACGGACCGCACCGGCCTACCAGAACCGCAGCACCAACCAGAAGCCAAACGCACCAACCAGAAGCCAAACGCGCCGCTCGAATTCAAGAAAGGCGCAACCGCCGGCGGCAACAGCCAAGCGGAGCAAACGGCAGCGCACCGCTCCGGTTATTCAGGAAAGGGAATCCGACGAGCAGCGGGAGGCAATCACTTCCCCCTCCCCCGCCGTCACCCGCGACGAATCGGAACGCCAGCTTCAACGGAAATACATTGACGGAGTGGCCTCGGCACGTGCCGGAAACTACGCCGATGCCGCCGCCAAGCTGGAGCCGGTGGTGAACTCCGCAACCTTGAAGGCGCACCGCGAGGAAGCCCGCTACTACTACGCCCGCTCGCTGGAGGGGCTGGGCCGGACCAGCGAAGCGTTGCGCAACTACAACACCATCAGCAACGGAAGCGGAGGGTTGAAACATCGGGCATATCTGGATTACTGCCGGCTGCTTGCGGCCAATGGCCAGAAGGAGCGCGCCCGCACCATGCTGCGCCAGTTTATTCGCCGCAACCCGAACAGCCGCCAAACGCCCGACGCGCAAGCATTGCTGCAAACGCTCTAA